One window from the genome of Nitrospirota bacterium encodes:
- a CDS encoding cupin domain-containing protein, which produces METLDLKKLIKFQPDRISREMLSDKPEMRIALMCLNEGQKLEPHKAPLRLLMYCVQGKGTFIVGDERIEADEKTYILCDPMVPHGFEADKGEKLVVMAVVTPVE; this is translated from the coding sequence ATGGAAACATTAGACCTGAAGAAGTTAATTAAATTTCAGCCTGACAGGATTTCAAGAGAGATGCTTTCTGACAAGCCTGAGATGCGCATTGCCTTGATGTGTTTAAACGAAGGGCAGAAACTTGAACCGCATAAGGCGCCATTAAGGCTTCTCATGTACTGTGTTCAGGGCAAAGGAACATTTATCGTCGGAGATGAACGCATTGAGGCAGATGAAAAAACATACATACTCTGTGACCCGATGGTGCCTCACGGCTTTGAGGCAGACAAAGGCGAAAAACTTGTGGTTATGGCTGTTGTTACGCCGGTTGAATAG